The Meles meles chromosome 15, mMelMel3.1 paternal haplotype, whole genome shotgun sequence genome contains the following window.
ACACCTATATGTGGGAATAAACATAAGAGAAACCTAAGCTATAATAAATAccctttctttttacattttcaaactACATTATAAAATTGAATTGCCTATATTCAAAACAGCATCATACATCTTCTTTAATTCCTAACAGAAATTTAATCCAGATATTTACCATAACATAATGAGTGGCAGTAATGATTATATATTACCTGACCACGTACAATTGCATCCCATGCCACTCCACTCTTATCTGGCATGAAATATACCTTATTTTGACAAACACAAAAAAGTATTTTGTTAAATTGGCTTTTttcctacaaagaaaaatatcacatctagtttaaaaatctttgatttagaaatatttaggagTGACACAGTGACTCAAAAAATACGTGCTCAGTTAACTAAATTCTGAATTCAACTATTAATATGACTGATTTTTGGaggagtatcagaatggatttgaaagaaaaattaaagctcTTAAAGTTATATATTCTCTTACCCCCTTACTCCATCCATATTTCATTCATACATTGATCTAAGTCAATAGTTCCTAATCACAACTACATTATTACAAATACCTCAGAAAGTTTTTTAACACGAATGAGCAGAACCCATTCCAGGCTAATTAAATCTAAATCCCTTGGGGTAGacctgaacatttttttaatgccccagtgatttgttgttgttgttaaaattttatttgagagagagagaaagagaaagagagcacaagttggggtaggggcagaggaagcaggagaagcagactccctgctgagcacagagtccaatgaggggctcagtTAATTACAGGACTGCGGGATCACAGCCTGAGTGGAAGATAGACacccaatcgactgagccacccaggcttccctaatGTCCCAGGATTAAGAACTACTAAGTCAAATAACTAATCATAgatattgttgttttttgttttttttttaagatttttctttatttattcgacagagatcacaagtaggcagagaggcaggttgggtggggggggagcaggctccccactgtgcagagagccagatgcagggctccatcccaggaccccaagatcatgacctgagccgaaggcagaggcttaacccactgagccacccaggtgcccctagatcttGTTCTTTAAAAGCTTacattctctaaaaaaataaaaataaattaaaaaatttttttaaaaagcttacattctagaggtgcctggctggctcaggtggtaaagcatgtgactcttgatctcagagtcaggagTTCAAGTCCCACCTGGAGCACAGGTATATTCCAGTATACatgaatgtatatatattcttagGGGCTATGTTTACAAAGATTAATACAACATTCCTGTCAAGGCGAACAGGACCCTTTAATGCATCTTTTAACTACATTATGACACACACACGCTTAAGGTGCAATGATAACATAGAAGAGATATAGCCAATCCAAAAATGAGGGGAGAGTAGAGAGgcactgaaataaaatttctggagGAAGTATTAAGTGATATTAAGTATTAATTGCTTCATAAGAAGCAATTAGCCAGAGAggaggatgggaggatgggaggaGAAGATTCAGGCACCAAGCAGAGGGAATAACAAAAGCAACAGAAAGATGGATACACCAAGGTTAACAGAGAATCAATCAGTTTGGTGTTCCCACCCAAGTAGTAggcatgaaattaaaaaaagtaagaaactCTTTGGACTGGGAGGAGTGGAGTAAAAAAAGCAGACTACAGGTTAATAAATTATTTAGGAAACTATTATATTATCTTAAATGAGAGACAATGAGGACAAcagcagaagagagggaaaagagggaagagagtCCTGAAATATTTAGTTCTGAAGTTATAAAGTTATCAAATGACATGATgcagtcttaaaaagaaatgaaattctgacacatattatgacatggatgaaccttgaaaatctcctgctaagtgaaataagccagtcacagaaggataaatattttatgattccagtTATGAGgcatcaaattcatagagacagaaattacaagttaGTAGGAGCTAAATGGAGGGGGTAATGGGAAATTATTATATAATGGTACAGAGATTTGGTTTGGGacaatgaaaaagttaaaaaaagatggACAGTAGTGATGGTTGTGCAACCAtcaatgtacttaatgccactaaaCTGTATagctaaaaatggttaaaatggtaaactgTATGTTGTATACGCTCTACAGCAatcttaaagataattttttaaaagcacatgatATAAGGAGAATAAGAGGGGGGAAAGAGCCAAAAGTTAATTGTTAAATCCTTAGCATGGGAGACCAACTAGACAGTGGTACCATGCATGCCTCTGATGAGGATCAATGAATTGCTGTGACATTCAGGTAGCAAGAAGGCAAACAGGAGAATGAAGCTCAAGGGAATAATACGGTTAGAAACACAGTCATCATCAAATAGGCGGTAGTTAAAACTGTAATAATCCAGGAGATTGTccaaagaaaacaagtaaaaagagAATGTCTGAGGACAGAACCTTTGGAAATAGGAGAGAGACATAAAAGGAATTCAGAAAGAAGGTAACAGGTTGCAGTCAGGTAAAGAATTAAAAGAGGAGGCAGCAGAAATGacagtatttggaggtggggcaaTGACGATGATAGGGAGTGCagtcaagaaataaaaacagttacAGAAGATACTTTACCATACCCCTTTCTCTCCTCTACTCCTACTTTTTGGAGTTCAGTGAAAACCCAAGTTTCTAATTCTCTGTAGTCTCCTAAGACTATAAAACAAAATCCCCACACTTAAGAATAATCCAACATactaatacacattttaaaataggagCACATCTAAAATTGTCAGGAATACATTTTATGTACCAGTAAGAATGTTAAACCTACATAGAAACTAGATCTCTGGTAGTCTACACAGGAAAAGTAAACATGTATACTTAATTGTAACTTGCTTTAAGCAATAAGATTCACTAaaaagctactttaaaaaaaaaagaaagaaaacctatttATAATTCTTGAAAAATTTTATCAGCATCAACTTTACCAGATTACTCTACTATCTAATCTATCTAGTAATACTAGATTActgtatattaatttaaaaaaataccttatgAAGTAAATACTTTTGGCTATTtagatttttgtgttttaaatatagATCTATTTTAAAACTAACCCAAGAGTTATATGAAAAGTTACACAATTTATCACATGCCTATACTAACCTAAAGCTTACTGTGGTCCCAGAAGCTATTACAAACTGTATACAAATCATctctgataattttaaaaattatgaggtTGGTCTCATGCCCAGTTTACAGACTATAACTGAATTTCAGAAAGTAACATTACATAGCTTGCTTGTAAACAGTGAATCTGGAATTTGAACCTATTGTGGCTTCAACCTAAGTTCTTGACCACTATCCCCTAAACAATTCTTGATTAATCTCCCTTAACTAATCTATTTTCCCATTTCAGAACAAAGTACAAGGTGACATCTCATAAGTAACAGCAGAGTAAGTCCTTGAACCCTCACAACAAAACTCTCCAAAGTTCATATAGAGTCTGGGATAAAAATGCCTCCAAAAGTCTTaagtaatgaaaacatttattttaaattcacagGCACTTTTTACCTCAAAACCAAATGTTTCCTAATTATGAGTTTAGCctacatttcttaaattttatatattatgtggaaaatataatgaaataatactcaaaaaacattttaatctttATACTCTATACCAAACCTCAATTTGCTACAAGATTCTGAACAGGCCTCATCAAACAACAGAAACTTTCTAAAACAGGTCCAACAGttttacaaacattttcttcGTTCATTACCCTTCACTGTATACTGTAACTTTCCCTTCCATCTAGGAAAATGTTAAAGTAACACTTTACTATCCACTGCTACAGGTTTGTACAGCAGTTCTAGGGGACCACTAAACCATTAGCTGGACACACAGACCTTTAATTGTCTTATGTGACTAAACCTTATAAATAGAGTTGGCGTAAGACATATTTCACATTTGTAAAAAGAATgcaagattcttttttaattttaccatCCAAAATTCTCCATGAATCTGTCTGCCTTCACCATAAATTCCTTGGAAATTAATAATTTGAACCTTTTCTCAATGTGCAAAGTTAATTAGAAGCCATTTTTTAGTAGTTTGAATTCCAAAAGACATTAACTCATATTTCAGCAAACAGGGAGAAATAAAGTAGTAGCAAGATAAGGGAAAACTTTCTTATGGAGTTCAGGAAAATGTGGTagagcttcttaaaaaaaaaaaaaaaaactttggactTCTTTTGTATATTAAGAATTACctcaaaatattcatttattttcatttaattattagGATTGATTTCTGGGTCTTTTAAATTTATACACAAATGAATATTCTCACAATGTAAGGTAGAGGTAATATGGATTACTTTAAAACAAATCCATTTTCTTTGAAGACTATTCTAATttattaactgaaattaaaagtttGAAATGCTGGGCATTTATAAGAACTGATTGCTATATTAAAAGCAGTAATAAATAATCttctaaaggaaaaaacagaacactcatACTTCTGAGTACCTTAACAGCTTTTAAAAAACCCTCGGGATATCAAATCACAGGCCACTCTCTGTCCCCTAACACCATTCACTTCAACAGAGAACTACCTTCTCTGAGACAGGTAGGCTGCTGGGCTCCTCTGTATTTCTTGGCTGCTTTATAGAATCACATCCaaacattctatttttaaaaacatgaagctGAATATCAGACATGTGTTGGTGCTGGGCCCCCTGTTGGCCAGTGGAGAGGGGCACACCATTCAGATTTTGAGTCACGCCGCCTGAAACACCAAGCACTGGCTCCCCGTGTGCATCTGTCTGAGAGACCTGTGGAGGAAACACAACACCTGGAAGACGGATATACTGAGGGCTTTCCGGCTGACTCGACAAAGCTTCAGACATGATTTCACGCTCATTTCCAGGAGGTGCAAGTGTATCACTGGCGGcattttctaaatgtttcctATCCACCATCCCAGAATGAAGAACAGcaactgtgggttgctggagcACAGTTTCTATTCTCTGTGATTTTTCAGCAGTCACATGGAAAGAACATGGGTTCAGGCGTGGAACACTGGTCTGGATTATTGAAGGCTGCCCAAGCTGCTGAAATACTTGCTGAATTGGATGTAGAATACTTGTTCTTCCAGAAGTCTGTGTCACCATAACTGGTACATTGACTTTATAAAGGTGACCTCAAAAAGAAGAACATAGTACCATAAGTATGATAGAAACCTaatttcctctaaaaaaaaaaaagagagagagagaaagaaaccctcagACACAACAGACTGTCCAAAAATACATCAGTATGTTAGTAGTTTtctctgagtttttattttattcttcagatTGTGTTTTctacaataaatatgtattactcTACTTTTAACAATTAAAGCCATTTCACTTGAACTCTAGCCTTTTTTATTGCTTGCTTATATGGCACACTTTGAGATACAGACCACTGATATTTACTCCATAGACCTATCCCATTGTTTGATAAATTACTGTTACCAACCCAAACTGGGATTTTAACAAACATAATATGGAGAATGTATTTCACATATTTAAGATCTCTAAGATACCATGTAACTACTATAGATAATGCTATCCAAAAAGAGTTAATATCAAAAGCTATCAAATCCCCTCCTCCCTTTTATCCTAAAATAACactaaaaaggaagaagaaatttattcttttgagCACTGAGTTAGATGTTTTAAACTTTGCAAAAACCTAAAGAATAGATATGATTCTCTTTCAAATCAAGACATAGTACTCTGAAAAAGCAAAGTTTGGTTACTCTCCTAACTTTTTGGATATTCTACTACACGATCTCCAGTACCAAAGAAGGCAAAGGTTGATCAATGTCATCTTTAGTTTTCCTTGATTAGAGCTAGGAGGGACACAGATGTGTTCCTTTGCATTTGTCAGAATTTAGGTAATTGATTtgaattaaagaaacataaaaagcaACTTCTACAATGctgggaaaaagaaacaggaataaGTTACAGGACAAATCTCATACAGTGTCTTTTATGGTAGGTTGCCTCTACAACATGAATAACCACCACTTATTATTGTTCTTAAAATAAGtcgtatttttaaaagttcctgtAACCTCAGTAACTTCTAATATACAGTTtattaaaaatcatgaaaattaacATCCAGCAGTCAGTACCagtgttaaaacaaaaaaacaaaacaaaacaaaatttaatgggGACTATATCCTTACCAGATGCAGTCTGTAGTGTCACACCTGCTGGTACATGAATAGGATAACCAGGAAAATTGAAACTTGCACTACAGTTTGAGGTGCCCTAGATATGAGAAATTTAATTAGAAAGTTAGAAAAAggctttccttttatcttttttcctgatCTCACAGGGATTAAGAAAAGTCTGATTCAGACAACAGGACAATGGTTGGACATTTAACATTGAGGCTAAGTTCTTTGAACAAAACAGCTTTTCAATATTTGATTTAGatcatttaaagataaaaagaattctGTTCTATGGCTATTCACAATGAAGCCAGTAAAGTCTTAGTAAACGGTATGAACACTGATTCCTAAAACTTCCCCACTACACAGCTTTGCATGAGTCCCTGATCCTCAAATTGTCAGATACAAGAAACACAGCTGTTAATAAGAGTCCTCTAGTCCATAGGTTGTTCATTAATGGTACTTTAAATTAGTTAATACAATAgtgtacaatttttattttagaatcaaTAAACTTCagggttttccatttttttaaatgctaagtCATAAGACAAAAGTTTTTGCTGACCAGACCTACAAAAATGTATAAGATTGATTAAAAACATCCAATATTGGTAAGGatgtgattgaaaaaaaaaacaaaaaaaacaaacagttttCTCAGACCACCGCTTGTATGAGTATGTATGTACCAACTTTTTGGAGAGCAATTTCACAATATATAACCGAATTAAAAACATGCATAAtctttgacccagaaattccacctctaggaatttatcctcaCTACCTGCTATCATATCAATACACAAAAACTTATCTACAAGTATTATcaattatattagaaaaaaactaaaaataaatgtccatTAATAAAATATCAGTTAATGAAAATGATACATAGACTAAGGTTAGTCAATATTTAACTGGCAGTGAAAAGGATCCATCTATATTACTAAGTAAAAACACAGAACCAGCACAGAGATGTGCCTTTTACCTTGAAAATTAAGGTAACTTTCATGAAAGAATGCTGGATGGATATACATCAAACAGTTAAAATAGTTATCTTTGAGGTACACTACTGCAGGActcctttgctttttattttacaaatttgtttgtttttactattagTGGATTATTTCTTTAACCAGGAGAAAAAGTAGTCTCAAGAATTTCAAAGGCAGATATATTTTTCATTGGTTTCCTATCAAAAATAGCACCATTCTTCCCAAAAATCCTGGTAGGGGGTGTGATTTTgtatttaataaagaaatggaaattaacaGCCTACCAACCCTTTTGGCCCAGAAAGTGGGCTGAAAGGTGAAAAACAGTGGATTATATACCACTGGaggaaggtaaaagaaaaagtgctatttttttccccacctgaAAACTACtcaattttctacatataagttGTAATTTATTTTCTGCTCCAAATCTtcaggggcgggggcagggggaacCTATCCCTCTAAATCTCTACAacacaaagattaaaaatgaccaaaatactcaaataaaaagaagaacTATTATGTAGCTcaacttgccaaaaaaaaaaaaaaaaaaaaaaaaaatagaaagtatcaACATCATTTATTTAGGATCTACCTAGTATATAACATTATACTGTGTATTAAAACTCCATAGATTTTAACTTCAGAAATTTCCTGACCTTATAGATACTAACAACAGTATTTATATATACTACTGGCAGATGCTAACAACTGCTCTGGAAGACAGGAAAAgttgataaagaaaatgtcaattCTGAAACTCCTCAGTTTTTGCAACATGTTCATTTTAGAAGTTATTCCTATCTCCCCATCCCTTACTACATCTTTTCTCATTCAAATGGGGTATTATGAATTATACCTATGCCTAGCCTCCTGCTACCATTCACTAAAAGTGAGgcgtatctttaaaaatatatcctaggggcgcctgggtggctcagtgggttagcctctgccttcggttcaggtcatgatctcagggtcctgggatcaagcccacattgggctctctgctcagcgaggagtatgcgtccctctctctgcctgcctctctgcctacttgtgatctctgtctgccaaataaataaataaaatctttaaaaaaaaaaaatatcctaaaTAGGCTACATACCAGTTCTGCTGTAGTAAAACTGGGAAGAGGTCTACCAGCAGGAATAACTAATGACgctatatagaaaacaaaataaacattatacatttgttataatttacCAGTTTAATAAAACTGCTAAGTATAGCttgtttcaaaaaaatgttttccatcaCTAACATGTCTCACCATGGTGAGTTCTAAACTTCCTAATTGCAAGTGAGGTAAACGAATTTAACtatattttttcccaaaaaacTTCAGATAAAAAGACTTTATAACTAACCTGTTTTAAGtaccaaaagaaaatatttgttatcaAGTATACCATAGTATAGAAATCCACAAGAAAATACCTAGGTTATTTTTATTAAGTCAATG
Protein-coding sequences here:
- the GTF2A1L gene encoding TFIIA-alpha and beta-like factor isoform X2, with the translated sequence MACVNPVLWETKILQSKATEDFFRNSAHSPVFTLPLPNSLHQTLQSSTASLVIPAGRPLPSFTTAELGTSNCSASFNFPGYPIHVPAGVTLQTASGHLYKVNVPVMVTQTSGRTSILHPIQQVFQQLGQPSIIQTSVPRLNPCSFHVTAEKSQRIETVLQQPTVAVLHSGMVDRKHLENAASDTLAPPGNEREIMSEALSSQPESPQYIRLPGVVFPPQVSQTDAHGEPVLGVSGGVTQNLNGVPLSTGQQGAQHQHMSDIQLHVFKNRMFGCDSIKQPRNTEEPSSLPVSEKDSNSQMDLSIQVTDDIHEIIQIDGTGDTSSNDEIGSTREVDENEFLRIIDAGDLKVLEEEADSISNEASTANSSDNEDPQTDIVEEDPLNSGDDVSEQDVPDLFDTDNVIVCQYDKIHRSKNKWKFYLKDGVMCFGGRDYVFAKAIGDAEW
- the GTF2A1L gene encoding TFIIA-alpha and beta-like factor isoform X1; this encodes MACVNPVPKLYRSIIEDVIEGVRDLFAEEGIEEQVLKDLKQLWETKILQSKATEDFFRNSAHSPVFTLPLPNSLHQTLQSSTASLVIPAGRPLPSFTTAELGTSNCSASFNFPGYPIHVPAGVTLQTASGHLYKVNVPVMVTQTSGRTSILHPIQQVFQQLGQPSIIQTSVPRLNPCSFHVTAEKSQRIETVLQQPTVAVLHSGMVDRKHLENAASDTLAPPGNEREIMSEALSSQPESPQYIRLPGVVFPPQVSQTDAHGEPVLGVSGGVTQNLNGVPLSTGQQGAQHQHMSDIQLHVFKNRMFGCDSIKQPRNTEEPSSLPVSEKDSNSQMDLSIQVTDDIHEIIQIDGTGDTSSNDEIGSTREVDENEFLRIIDAGDLKVLEEEADSISNEASTANSSDNEDPQTDIVEEDPLNSGDDVSEQDVPDLFDTDNVIVCQYDKIHRSKNKWKFYLKDGVMCFGGRDYVFAKAIGDAEW